The DNA region GACCATCGCCCAGCTCAAAGAAGCCTGCGTCAAGTTGAAGGAGCTCTCAGCCAGTTCATCGGGCGATACCGATGGCTCGCCAGCTGCCCAACCGGACGAAAAACCCCAGGGGTTGCTCGATAACCGTTTTGCCATGGAAGCGCTTAGCCGCGCCAATCGCTTTTTGCTGACACCTCACAAACGCAACTATTTTTTACCGGCCAGCTATCATCGTCGCCCTAATGATGCGCCCTATCTCAATACGGATACATCACTCTCGGAATTAAACCATACCGAAGCGGAGATGCAGCTCAGTATCAAGATCCTGATCCGCGAAAACATTTTTGATGATAATGGCCATCTTTACCTGGGCTATACCAACCACGCGTTCTGGCAAGTCTATAGCGACCACGACTCAGCCCCCTTCCGCGAGACCAATCACGAACCGGAATTTATCCTGAGCTTTCAAAACGATTGGAAAATTTTGGGATTTCGCAACGCATTGAATGAGATAGCGATTAACCACCAATCCAACGGGCAGGGGAAATTGCTATCGCGCTCCTGGAATCGGTTGATGCTGCGCTCTGTGTTTGAGCGGGGTAATCTTGTGTTTTCGCTTACGCCCTGGTACCGCCTTCCGGAAAGTAAGCAGCGCTATCCCGGTGACCCGGACGGGGATGACAATCCGGATATCCTCGATTACATGGGTCACTTTGAATTCAACAGCGCCTACAAACACAAGGATAATATTTTCAGCCTGATGCTGCGCAATAACTTTTCCACTAACAACACGACCATGGAGTTGGGCTGGAGCTTTCCATTAAGCACCAACCTGCGCGGCTATGTGCGCTACTTTGAAGGCTATGGCCACAGCCTGATTGATTACAACTACCGCCAACAGGTATTTGGGCTGGGTATTATTTTTACCGACCTGTTTTAAGTAAACAGACATAAAGAAGAGAAAAACAGAAACAGTAATTTGTACAAAGGCGGGGGAGGTATTAACCAATAAAGCACTTAAAATATATCGCCCATCATTTCCACCAACTGGCGAATCGTATCTGTACTCTGGGGTGAAGCATCAATAATGGCACAACCCATCCAGAATTTTCCGGCCAGATCGGCTTCACGTGTCCACAGGCAGTCCACCCCCAGGTGTATCACGCTTTGGCCATTTACTGGCTCAGGTACATGCAGGTCAAGGGTATACAGCTTATCTTCCTCCAATGAAATATCGCCCATGATCATCAACCCCTGGGTATGGATATTCACCAGGCGTCCGATATAAACATCGCGCAAGCTATCGTAGACATCCACATCGCCATTGATGGTGTGGCGCTCTAATTCACGGTCGTGCTCGAATGAACAAGGGTGTGTCATTTTATGCCTTCCCTACCTTGAGCGTATCGGCACGCTCGTTCAAGGTGTGATAAATATTTTCCAGGGCACGTTCAAAGAAAGGTTTGGTACTGCCGACAATAATCTTCGCCTTACCCGCCAGCATATCTCGCGCCAACTGCAAGCCACCGGCCAGGGAAACTTTGCGCCCCTGTTGATCCACCAGCATATAATGCTGGGTCTTTTTGTTGTACCAGGCAACCTTGAGGCGCTTGCCACCTTCGAATTCAAACCAGGTACCAAACTCCACCATTTTCAGGCTATCGACGATTTTGATTTCATCGGCCGAAGCTTGCTGTGATCCACTTAGCATATGGCCTGCTTTTTCTGCCGCCATGGCTTCCAGTTTAGTACGCATAGGAGCCGGTGCAGGCTCGGCTTTACGGCTCAGCAGCGCCATGCGCTGCAATGATGAAACCGCATCCAGTAATTTGCGCCCCTTAGCCTGCTCATAGCCAATCGTTTCAAAGCCGCGCTCTAACGCACGCAATACCTGATCCTGGACCTCCAGTTGGCGCGCTTTATCGTCTTGCCGGGTTTTAGGTTCCAGTGTCCATAACAGATCATCGACAATGTGCAGTGAGCGCTTCCAGCTTTCTGACTTTTCGCCGTAACGCAATAAAATAAACGACAGGAAATCAGACCAGGGTTGCAACAGCAGCAATAACACCGCCGAGGGCATATCGCGGCCATCGGTACGCTTGCGCACTTCGGTATTCACCTGGATTTTTGCTTCACGCAGCCTTTCTTCACCCTGAGCCTTTTCCAGGGCGCGACGCTCCATCAAATCCTGGCGACGCGCTACATTGTGCGTATAGGCATTAAACTCGATCAACAACTCAGCAAAAATCCGGGTATCGTTTTTAAATTCCTGCAACAAACGGAAAACCGTTGTTTTGATCTTGGTAAAAATATCGTATTGATCGCTGCCATCATTACTCACCCAGCGCACACCCGCCTCTGCCAGGCTATTCAGTAATACCCGCGCCGGATGTTCAGGCTGCTCGAAAAAATCCTTATCGATAAATGCAATTTTCAGGAAGGGTGTATGCAAATAGCTAAGCAGCGCCTTGACCGAATCGGGCAAATGTTCATCCGACAACATGTATTCAAACAACATGCCCACCAGGTCGATGGTTTGCATATCGCCCGCATCCACTGCGCCATTTTCATTTTCGCTGGCGATTTGCTCCATCATCTGCCGACTCACATCAGACACGGCTTGAACCGGCAGGGCATCGGTATTGGCAGAATGAATACTGGCCAACGCCAATTGCGTTGTATTTACCGCATGAACCTGCAAATTATCCAGCACACTGACCAATTGTGTTGGACTGTAAACCTGCAAACTGGCCTGGTTGGCAGCAGGCACAGCGGCAATCGGCGCGGCAGTCACAGTATCCACCGCTGAAGCGGTTGCCTGGGCATACCGGGCAGCGCCCAAGGCAGGCATATGCTGGATCACATGGGTTTGCAGCAGGCGTATGGCATTGAGCAGGCTGGTTTGGTACTGGACATCGCCCGGGCTCAGTGAGCCGCTCAATAACTTATCGCTGGCACGGCGTTGGAACTGCTGTGCATTTTCCAAACTATCAGCCGAAGGAGGCTGCTCCACCTGGTTTTCTACCGCGTCACTTGTTTCAAAAGGATCGTCTGCCACTGCATCCCCTGCCGTTTTCCCTGCGCTATTCCCGGGGGAATCTGCATTGGGTGCAAAACGCAAATTCGGCAGCAGGTTTTGGCGGATGAGGTAATCATTTAACTCGGCATAGAGCCCATCCAGCAGACCGATGACATCCTGGTCAAATACCTTGTAACCAATAATTTTGGTTTTCACATCAACGTCGAGGTGACTGAGGACCTTGCGCAGGGCCTCACAGAACTGCACCGGGCTGGCAGGATTGGAACGCTCTTCAATCTTGTCCCCATCATTCAGGAGCGCCAATCGCTGTTGCAATGCCCAGAGCTGTTCTGCAAAAAAGTTATCGGCACGATGGGTGATGGAGGTGATCGCAATGGTTTCTTCCAGGTCGGAGTGCTCTACTAACGACAGGATATCGCCGCTAAAACGCTCTTCACCGGTCAGGGTATTGAGGGTTTTGTTTTTAAACTTCACATAACCATTTGCCAGGTGCTGGCAAAATTCTTGTTCCGCCGCCTGCTGCACAGCAGCCAACAGGTTTTGGGTCTCGTACAGGCCGACCTGATCCTTATTGGATTTTGCCTGCTCGGCCAGCTCCATGACCTGTTTACACCACTGTCGCCAAAACGTCGGAAATACCCGGTAGGCAAACCCGCGCGTCAAATCGCGGCACTGCTTGAGGTGTTGGATCACAATCTGTTCGGTCATGGTCACCGCCGAGTACTGGGAAGACTTGGGGTCGACACCGGGTAAACCTGAGTTATGCATACGAGTTCCATGCCTTTCCATTCTGACGTTTCCTTAGCTCTCGCTAGTGTGGATGGGACAGGCGCTGAATTGAGCGACAAGACAATATAACCAGATTGGGTTGCTTGTTCCATCACCTGTTTGAGCTAGTTCACAAACCTATGGCCAATAAAGCATTGCGCAAAGAATAACCAGAGACAAGCCCTTTTCCTACTGGCGCTGTAGGCATCACAACGTCCATACAGCAATAAGCACCAGGCAATTACCGGATACGGTGATGGGCAAAACCATCCATTGCGCACCATTTGTTACCACCAGGCATTCAGCCTCGCACCAAAAGCAGGCAAGCATAAATTACCCAGCCTTCAGACACATCAAATAAAAGCAATAAAAATCAACTAGATACCGAGTTGGCACCTATATTGCCCATCAATCATTGAAATAACCGATTCGCACTCTGGGTGCCTAAGGTATTCGACAATCAGTAATAGAAAGCTAGGGTTCCGATTTTCCGGTGGTTGCGCCGGCTAAAAATGACTGGTCCGAGAGCTTTCGACCTCACAGTGAGGTTACACGGCGGGATAAAAGCCCGGGAGACGAATGGCCCTATAGCCAGAGTGCTCCCTGTTTTACAAGACCGCGGTAATCACAAAAACCACTGGAGGTTGTTCATGTTGCGTCACTCACGCCTGATTAAGCCATTACTCGCCCTTACACTTTCCCTTTCCGCTGCCCTGGTCCAGGCCGAATCCTTCAAGGTCTGCTGGTCTATTTATGTCGGCTGGATGCCCTGGGGCTATGGTGACGAACAAAAGATCGTTGATAAGTGGGCTAAGAAATACGGCATCGAGATCGATGTTGTGCAAATTAACGATTACATCGAATCCATTAACCAATATACCGCAGGCCAATTTGATGGCTGTGTAATGACGAACATGGATGCGCTCACCATTCCCGCCGCCGGTGGTGTAGATACTACGGCGCTGATTGTGGGTGACTTCTCCAATGGTAATGATGGTGTCGTACTCAAGGGCGCCAACAAAACGCTCAAGGACATCAAAGGCCAATCCGTTAACCTGGTCGAGTTGAGCGTGTCCCATTACCTGCTGGCCCGCGCACTGGAATCCGTCGGTTTAAAAGAAGCCGATGTCAAAGTGGTCAACACATCCGACGCTGATATGGTGGCCGTGTATGGCACCAAAGACGTAACCGCCGTCACTACCTGGAATCCGCTGCTCAGCGAAATCCTCAGCCAGCCCAATAGCACCAAGGTCTTCGACTCCTCGCAAATTCCCGGCGAAATCATGGACCTGATGGTCGTCAACAGCGCCACCCTCAAGAAAAACCCGGCACTGGGTAAAGCCCTGGTAGGCGCCTGGTACGAAATCATGGGCATCATGAGCGGTAGCGACAAAGCCGCAACAACCGCCAAAACAGCTATGGCTGTCGCCTCCGGTACCGACCTGGCCGGTTACGAGGCGCAACTGGCCAGTACCAAGATGTTTTACAAACCCACTGATGCGCTGGCGCTGGTTAATAGCGATGAATTATTGAAAACCATGCAAAAAGTCGCGGAGTTCTCTTTTGATCACGGCCTGCTGGGCGATGGTGCGCCCGATGCGGAATACATCGGCGTCCAGGGCCCCAAGGGTGTGTACGGCAATACCAACAATATCAAATTGCGCTTCGACACCACCTATATGCAGTTAGCCGCTGACAACAAACTCTAACACTGGAATAACGCGGCTTCCCACTCGTGGAGTATCCACGGGGAGCCGCGCAAAAAAACTTCGACCACGGCATTCACATGAAACGATTGATCAACCTGACACCGAGTAAACCCGTCAAGCTGTTACTGGGGATACTGCCCTTTGCTATGATTCTGGTGATCTATCTCATCGCCTCGGATGCCCGCTTGGCCGAAAATCCCAATGACAAATTACTGCCCAGCTTCAGCCAAATGGGTGATGCCATCAAAACCCTGGCCTTTGAACCCAGCAAACGCACAGGTGAATACCTGTTCTGGCAAGACACCCTGAGCAGCCTGGAGCGATTGGGCCTGGGTATTTTAATCGCCGCCGCCCTGGGTTTTAGTATCGGCATATTGACCGGTGCCATTCCCACACTGCATGCGCCTTTTGCGCCGCTGCTGACCATTATCTCGCTTGTGCCCCCCATGGCCCTGCTGCCGATTTTATTTATTGTGTTTGGCTTGGGAGAGGTCTCCAAAGTTGCCCTGATTGTTATCGGCGTTGCACCGTTTATTGCGCGCGATATTCAACGCTGCACTCAAGAAATTCCATTGGAGCAATTGGTAAAAGCACAAACCCTGGGTGCTTCAAGTTGGCAAATACTGCTGCGTGTACTTATCCCGCAACTCCTGCCGCGCTTAATCAATGCCGTGCGCCTCTCGCTCGGTGCCGGCTGGTTATTCCTGATTGCGGCCGAAGCCATTGCCTCCACCGATGGCCTGGGCTATCGCATTTTCCTGGTACGCCGTTACCTGTCGATGGATGTCATCCTGCCTTACGTTGCCTGGATCACCCTGCTCGCCTTTGTCATCGACTGGCTGTTGGCCAAGCTCAGCCAGCGCTGTTTTCCCTGGCATTACCAGCATGGCAAATAGCGTTGTGAGCCTTAAACCATGAGTGTTATCCCTTTCGACAAAAAACTCCTCGACGCCAAAAGAGCTAAAGCCATGCCCATGATCCAGGCCAAGAATCTGTGGAAAACCTACGGCAACACCGTTGTACTGGAGCGAATGAACCTGAGCGTCAACGCCGGGGAATTTATCACCATGGTCGGCACCTCCGGCTGCGGTAAAAGCACCTTTCTCAAAATGCTGCTGGGGATGGAATCGCCCAGTTCAGGTCAACTGCTGCTCGATGGGCAAGCCATTCCCAACGAGCCCGACCAGGCGCGCGGCATCGTGTTCCAGCAATACTCCGTCTTCCCGCATTTAACCGTGTTGCAGAACGTCATTATTGCGCGTGAATTTGAGCACTCCCCCTTACTGGGCACGTTATTCGGCACTAAAAAGCGGGCGGTTATTGATGAAGCCAAAAGCCTGCTGGCCTCCGTCGGATTAAGCCATGCACTGGATCGCTATCCCCACGAATTATCGGGTGGTATGAAACAGCGCCTGGCCATTGCCCAAGCCCTGATTCGCCAGCCGCGCATCCTGTTACTGGATGAACCCTTTGGTGCACTCGACCCGGGTATTCGCGCCGACATGCACCAACTCATCCTCAAACTATGGCAAGAACACAAGCTCACCGTGTTTATGGTGACGCACGACCTCAGCGAGGGCTTTTACCTGGGAACACGCTTGTGGGTATTCGACAAACTGCGCCACGACCCGCAAGCACCCGGTGCCTACGGTGCCAATATCACCTACGACTTACCCGTCGGCAAACGCGCCGCGCAGATCCCCGATGACATCCAGGCCCGCGTACAAGCAGCGACGGAATAACGGTTAGCGCAAGACACAGGAAACCTGTTTATGAGCAAATTGATATACACCACCACCCTGCCCGGCAATGGCCACTGGTCACTCGAACTGCGCCGCGGCAGCCTGATGACCATCACCGACATCGAGGGCGGCGCCAATGTCGGTATGTTGTTTTACAACCCGCGCAACCTGCTGGAACGCTACAACGCCCCCGACACACTCAAGTGCCAGCACACGTTCAAACTGGAGCGCGGCAACTGCCTTTACTCGGATATGGGACGAATCTTCGCGTCCATTGTGGAAGACCATTCTGCAAACGGTGCCGGCAACTGGCACGACACCGTGTGCGGCACCAGCAATGCCCGGAGTGTTGCCTTACGCTGGGGCCAGCGCGATTATCAAACCGATCGCAACCAATGGCTGCAAAACGGTTACGACGCCTTTTTGGTGGAGCTGGCCAAATACGGATTAAGCCGCGCCGATATGGCATCCAACATTAATTGGTTCAGCAAAGTCGTGGCCGATGATGCCGGCAATATCCACCTGGACACCGGCAACGCCTGTGCCGGCAACAGCGTCAGCCTGCGCTTTGAAATGGACACGCTGGTTGTACTCCACACCTGCCCTCACCCCTTAAACAACGCGGAAAACTATCCCTTCAAACCGGTGCAGATTGAATTGGGTGAAGCGGATCCGGTAACAGCAGACGATTACTGCAAAAACTTCCGCCCGGAAAACCAGCGCGGGTTCCAGAACAACGAACTTTATTATCTCGCAGCAAAAAACTGATTTGAGGCACCAACAACATGACACTCAAAGAAAGCACACGCAATCCAGAACAAGCCATCGCCCGCCACCAGGTCAAAGCCGGCGACTATTTCCTCGGTGAAATCAAACAGGGCCAAACCTTCCGCCTTGTCGACCTCGAAGGCAACCAGGCCGCCGACGTCCTGTTTTACAATGCCAAAGATCCCAGCGAGCGCTACAGCGCCATGGACACCATCCGCCACCAGGGCAATCTCTACCTGGGCGCGGGAACCACACTCATCTCCAACGCCAACAACGAACTGCTCGACATTGTCGCCGACACCTGTGGCCGCCACGACACCCTGGGCGGTGCCTGCGCCACCGAAAGCAACACCGTGCGTTACAGCCTGGAAAAGCGCTGCATGCATGCCTGCCGCGACAGCTGGATGCTCGCCATTGCCGAACACCCGGAATTCGGTATCCACAAACGCGATATCACCCACAACATCAACTTTTTTATGAATGTACCGGTAACTGCACAAGGAGGCCTCACCTTCGCAGATGGCATATCGGCACCGGGTAAATACGTCGAGCTGACGGCCAAGATGGACATCGTCATGTTGATCTCCAACTGCCCGCAGCTAAACAACCCCTGCAACGGTTACAACCCCACCCCCATTGATGTGATTGTGTGGAACTGAGTTAAAAACGCTTGCCGACCAGTTAAAACACCTCAGTGGACGACCACTGTTGTACTTCACCCACGGGACGGCCCGTCGGAGCATTCCATGTTCGCCAAAGTACTCGTTGCCAACCGCGGCGCCATCGCCACGCGTATCATTCGCACCCTGAAAAAACTCAACATCCATGCGATCGCCATTTACGCCGAATCGGATGCAGATTCACTGCATGTCCGCCTCGCCGACGAAGCCTGGTCCCTGGGAGAAGGCGCAGCGGCACACACCTACCTGGATCGGCAAAAAATTATCGCCATTGCCCGGCAAACCGGTGCACAGGCAATACACCCCGGATACGGTTTCCTCAGTGAAAATGCCAGCTTTGTTGCGGAATGCGAAGCCGCCGACATTGTGTTTATCGGCCCCACCGCCGAACAAATGATTACCTTTGGCTTAAAACACAAAGCGCGGGAATTGGCGCAGGCAGCCGGCGTTCCCCTCTGCCCCGGCACCGACCTGTTACCCAGCCTGGAAGACGCCACCCAAGCCGCAAATTGCATCGGCTACCCGGTGATGCTCAAAAGTACCGCCGGCGGCGGCGGTATCGGCATGCAGCTGTGCCATAGCGACAGCGAGCTGATCGCCGCCTTTGACAGTGTGAAGCGATTGGGCAAAAACAACTTTGCCGACGATGGGGTATTTCTCGAAAAATTTATCGCCGCTGCCCGCCATATCGAAGTGCAGGTGTTTGGCGATGGCCAGGGTACAGCCGTGGCCATCGGTGAGCGCGACTGCTCCAGCCAGCGCCGCAACCAGAAAGTGGTCGAGGAATGCCCGGCGCCCAACCTTCCCGAGGCACAGCGACAGGCTATGCAACAGGTCGCCGAGCAACTCTTGGCCTCCGTCTGTTATCGCAATGCAGGCACGGTTGAATTTATTTATGACTCGCTCGACAACCGTTTTTATTTTCTCGAAGTCAACACCCGCTTACAGGTCGAGCATGGCGTCACCGAGGAAGTCTACAGTGTTGATCTGGTTGAGTGGATGCTGAAGCAGGCCGCCGGTGAACTGGGCAACCTGCGCGCGTTGCGCGCCCCCTTATCCCCCCGAGGTCACGCTATCCAGGTACGGGTCTATGCAGAAGACCCGGTACTGAATTTCCAACCCTGCGCCGGTTTGCTCAGCAAGGTGGAATTCCCGGCAACCAGCGACCAGGTTCGTATCGATCACTGGATTGAAAGCGGTATTGAAGTGCCGGCGTATTTTGATCCGATGCTGGCCAAGATTATTGTCAAGGGCGACAACCGCACCCAAGCCCTGGCGCGCCTTGACAACACGTTGGCACACACACATATCTATGGCATAGAAACCAATCTGGGCTACCTGCGTCGCCTGCTGCAGGATGACACCCTGGTCCAGGGCAAGATGACAACACGCTACCTCAATCACTTTATCTACCAGGCACCGCGTATCGATGTATTGCAGGGCGGAACCCAAACCACCATCCAGGACTACCCCGGTCGCCAGGGTTATTGGCATGTCGGTGTTCCCACTTCCGGCCCTTTCGACAGCTACTCATTTCGCCTGGGTAATCGCCTGCTCAATAATCCGCAAACCGCGGCCGGTTTGGAAATTACCCTGCAAGGCCCCCTGCTCAAATTTGGCGGCGCTACCCATATCGTCATCACCGGCGCCGCCATAGAGGCAAAGCTGGATGGCAAGCCGTTATCGCTCAACCAGGTACACGCTATCAACGCGGGCCAGCAATTGCATTTGGGGCGGATCACTACCGGTGCGCGCGCCTATTTGTGTGTGGCAGGTGGCATCCAGTGCCCGGATTACCTGGGTGCAAAATCCACCTTCACCCTGGGACAATTCGGCGGCCATAACGGTCGCGCCCTGCGTGCCGGCGATGTGTTAGCACTCAGCCACGACACCGCATTATTAGCAGCCGATACGGGCAACCTAGCAACTGACACCACCTTACCAGACGATTTATTACCAACGATTGGCAACCACTGGGAACTACGGGTTATCTACGGCCCCCATGGTGCGCCGGATTTTTTTACCGACCGGGACATCAACACCTTTTTCGCAACAGATTGGGAAGTGCATTACAACTCCAGTCGCACCGGCGTGCGCCTGATCGGCCCCAAACCCGAATGGGCGCGCAGCTCCGGCGGTGAAGCCGGCATGCACCCCTCCAATATCCACGACAACGCCTATGCGTTTGGCACCGTGGATTTTACCGGCGATATGCCGGTAATCCTCGGCCCGGACGGCCCTTCACTGGGCGGCTTTGTTTGCCCGGCGACGGTCATCACCGCCGACTTGTGGAAGCTGGGACAAGTGCGGGCGGGCGATAAAATCCGCTTTGTTCCCATCGCGATTGAAGATGCCGTTGCACTGGAAAAAGCACAATGCCACACACTGCACTCGTTGACGGCAAGGCCCCATGACTATCAACCTGTCGTGCCCGACACACCGATTGTGCAAACCCTGCCGGCAGAGGAATTTGGTGAGGATATTGTCTACCGTGTCGCGGGCGATCATTTTTTATTGGTCGAATATGGCCCACTGGAACTGGATATTCAATTGCGCTTCCGCGCCCATGCGCTCATGCAATGGCTGGAAAAAAATTCCCTGCCCGGCTTGCGTGAACTCACCCCCGGCATACGCTCACTGCAAATCCACTACGACAGCCAGCAACTAGCGCTACCACTCTTGC from Cellvibrio japonicus Ueda107 includes:
- a CDS encoding phospholipase A, whose product is MPRSLPATFYSGYLTHLIALVSLFVSCNLQANEPATPTPVLELTQEEMSQCLSSTVTGADETMTIAQLKEACVKLKELSASSSGDTDGSPAAQPDEKPQGLLDNRFAMEALSRANRFLLTPHKRNYFLPASYHRRPNDAPYLNTDTSLSELNHTEAEMQLSIKILIRENIFDDNGHLYLGYTNHAFWQVYSDHDSAPFRETNHEPEFILSFQNDWKILGFRNALNEIAINHQSNGQGKLLSRSWNRLMLRSVFERGNLVFSLTPWYRLPESKQRYPGDPDGDDNPDILDYMGHFEFNSAYKHKDNIFSLMLRNNFSTNNTTMELGWSFPLSTNLRGYVRYFEGYGHSLIDYNYRQQVFGLGIIFTDLF
- a CDS encoding PilZ domain-containing protein; protein product: MTHPCSFEHDRELERHTINGDVDVYDSLRDVYIGRLVNIHTQGLMIMGDISLEEDKLYTLDLHVPEPVNGQSVIHLGVDCLWTREADLAGKFWMGCAIIDASPQSTDTIRQLVEMMGDIF
- a CDS encoding DUF1631 family protein; this encodes MHNSGLPGVDPKSSQYSAVTMTEQIVIQHLKQCRDLTRGFAYRVFPTFWRQWCKQVMELAEQAKSNKDQVGLYETQNLLAAVQQAAEQEFCQHLANGYVKFKNKTLNTLTGEERFSGDILSLVEHSDLEETIAITSITHRADNFFAEQLWALQQRLALLNDGDKIEERSNPASPVQFCEALRKVLSHLDVDVKTKIIGYKVFDQDVIGLLDGLYAELNDYLIRQNLLPNLRFAPNADSPGNSAGKTAGDAVADDPFETSDAVENQVEQPPSADSLENAQQFQRRASDKLLSGSLSPGDVQYQTSLLNAIRLLQTHVIQHMPALGAARYAQATASAVDTVTAAPIAAVPAANQASLQVYSPTQLVSVLDNLQVHAVNTTQLALASIHSANTDALPVQAVSDVSRQMMEQIASENENGAVDAGDMQTIDLVGMLFEYMLSDEHLPDSVKALLSYLHTPFLKIAFIDKDFFEQPEHPARVLLNSLAEAGVRWVSNDGSDQYDIFTKIKTTVFRLLQEFKNDTRIFAELLIEFNAYTHNVARRQDLMERRALEKAQGEERLREAKIQVNTEVRKRTDGRDMPSAVLLLLLQPWSDFLSFILLRYGEKSESWKRSLHIVDDLLWTLEPKTRQDDKARQLEVQDQVLRALERGFETIGYEQAKGRKLLDAVSSLQRMALLSRKAEPAPAPMRTKLEAMAAEKAGHMLSGSQQASADEIKIVDSLKMVEFGTWFEFEGGKRLKVAWYNKKTQHYMLVDQQGRKVSLAGGLQLARDMLAGKAKIIVGSTKPFFERALENIYHTLNERADTLKVGKA
- a CDS encoding putative urea ABC transporter substrate-binding protein — translated: MLRHSRLIKPLLALTLSLSAALVQAESFKVCWSIYVGWMPWGYGDEQKIVDKWAKKYGIEIDVVQINDYIESINQYTAGQFDGCVMTNMDALTIPAAGGVDTTALIVGDFSNGNDGVVLKGANKTLKDIKGQSVNLVELSVSHYLLARALESVGLKEADVKVVNTSDADMVAVYGTKDVTAVTTWNPLLSEILSQPNSTKVFDSSQIPGEIMDLMVVNSATLKKNPALGKALVGAWYEIMGIMSGSDKAATTAKTAMAVASGTDLAGYEAQLASTKMFYKPTDALALVNSDELLKTMQKVAEFSFDHGLLGDGAPDAEYIGVQGPKGVYGNTNNIKLRFDTTYMQLAADNKL
- a CDS encoding ABC transporter permease encodes the protein MKRLINLTPSKPVKLLLGILPFAMILVIYLIASDARLAENPNDKLLPSFSQMGDAIKTLAFEPSKRTGEYLFWQDTLSSLERLGLGILIAAALGFSIGILTGAIPTLHAPFAPLLTIISLVPPMALLPILFIVFGLGEVSKVALIVIGVAPFIARDIQRCTQEIPLEQLVKAQTLGASSWQILLRVLIPQLLPRLINAVRLSLGAGWLFLIAAEAIASTDGLGYRIFLVRRYLSMDVILPYVAWITLLAFVIDWLLAKLSQRCFPWHYQHGK
- a CDS encoding ABC transporter ATP-binding protein, which translates into the protein MPMIQAKNLWKTYGNTVVLERMNLSVNAGEFITMVGTSGCGKSTFLKMLLGMESPSSGQLLLDGQAIPNEPDQARGIVFQQYSVFPHLTVLQNVIIAREFEHSPLLGTLFGTKKRAVIDEAKSLLASVGLSHALDRYPHELSGGMKQRLAIAQALIRQPRILLLDEPFGALDPGIRADMHQLILKLWQEHKLTVFMVTHDLSEGFYLGTRLWVFDKLRHDPQAPGAYGANITYDLPVGKRAAQIPDDIQARVQAATE
- a CDS encoding urea amidolyase associated protein UAAP1 produces the protein MSKLIYTTTLPGNGHWSLELRRGSLMTITDIEGGANVGMLFYNPRNLLERYNAPDTLKCQHTFKLERGNCLYSDMGRIFASIVEDHSANGAGNWHDTVCGTSNARSVALRWGQRDYQTDRNQWLQNGYDAFLVELAKYGLSRADMASNINWFSKVVADDAGNIHLDTGNACAGNSVSLRFEMDTLVVLHTCPHPLNNAENYPFKPVQIELGEADPVTADDYCKNFRPENQRGFQNNELYYLAAKN
- a CDS encoding urea amidolyase associated protein UAAP2, producing the protein MTLKESTRNPEQAIARHQVKAGDYFLGEIKQGQTFRLVDLEGNQAADVLFYNAKDPSERYSAMDTIRHQGNLYLGAGTTLISNANNELLDIVADTCGRHDTLGGACATESNTVRYSLEKRCMHACRDSWMLAIAEHPEFGIHKRDITHNINFFMNVPVTAQGGLTFADGISAPGKYVELTAKMDIVMLISNCPQLNNPCNGYNPTPIDVIVWN
- the uca gene encoding urea carboxylase yields the protein MFAKVLVANRGAIATRIIRTLKKLNIHAIAIYAESDADSLHVRLADEAWSLGEGAAAHTYLDRQKIIAIARQTGAQAIHPGYGFLSENASFVAECEAADIVFIGPTAEQMITFGLKHKARELAQAAGVPLCPGTDLLPSLEDATQAANCIGYPVMLKSTAGGGGIGMQLCHSDSELIAAFDSVKRLGKNNFADDGVFLEKFIAAARHIEVQVFGDGQGTAVAIGERDCSSQRRNQKVVEECPAPNLPEAQRQAMQQVAEQLLASVCYRNAGTVEFIYDSLDNRFYFLEVNTRLQVEHGVTEEVYSVDLVEWMLKQAAGELGNLRALRAPLSPRGHAIQVRVYAEDPVLNFQPCAGLLSKVEFPATSDQVRIDHWIESGIEVPAYFDPMLAKIIVKGDNRTQALARLDNTLAHTHIYGIETNLGYLRRLLQDDTLVQGKMTTRYLNHFIYQAPRIDVLQGGTQTTIQDYPGRQGYWHVGVPTSGPFDSYSFRLGNRLLNNPQTAAGLEITLQGPLLKFGGATHIVITGAAIEAKLDGKPLSLNQVHAINAGQQLHLGRITTGARAYLCVAGGIQCPDYLGAKSTFTLGQFGGHNGRALRAGDVLALSHDTALLAADTGNLATDTTLPDDLLPTIGNHWELRVIYGPHGAPDFFTDRDINTFFATDWEVHYNSSRTGVRLIGPKPEWARSSGGEAGMHPSNIHDNAYAFGTVDFTGDMPVILGPDGPSLGGFVCPATVITADLWKLGQVRAGDKIRFVPIAIEDAVALEKAQCHTLHSLTARPHDYQPVVPDTPIVQTLPAEEFGEDIVYRVAGDHFLLVEYGPLELDIQLRFRAHALMQWLEKNSLPGLRELTPGIRSLQIHYDSQQLALPLLLAHLKQAEQALITQLAELRVPSRIVHLPLSWDDEACQIAIQKYMQSVRANAPWCPSNLEFIRRINGLDSIEAVKDIVFNASYLVMGLGDVYLGAPVATPVDPRHRLVTTKYNPARTWTAENSVGIGGSYLCIYGMEGPGGYQFVGRTLQMWNRYRKTREFQQPWLLNFFDQIRFYPVSAEELQRIRRDFPQGRYNITIEDSSFSLSEYQHFIDQQADSINNFKHQREQAFDQELARWHANGQFNYEQAEIVEDSEETELPEDAIRIDSSVSGSVWQTQVKVGQAVNAGDILLILESMKMEINITAPCAGTVTHLLKTDGARVQAGQTLVVLGN